The Bacteroides fragilis NCTC 9343 genome includes the window CTGCCTGTCAGTTCGTTTTTAGCCAGTTCCCTTTCCAGTCTGCGCTTATTTTGGCTGACCTCCGTTGTTTGCAGGTGGTTATTGAAAACACGAACCGTTTGTCCGTTTACGTCCAGATCACACCACATACTGCAATTCCTTGAATCGGGGTAAGTGATCAGTCTGCTGTCCTTCACCGGATATTTGCTGAACAGAGCTACCTGCAAGATAGGTGTACTGTCCGGAGCTTGCGGAATGACGGCATACTGCCAGTCTGCAAATGCGTTCCGTATGCTGTCTGGAGTAAAGTACCGGTTGCCGGCAAACTCCTGAAAGCAGATAATGTCCACCCGGTGCTCTTTCATATAAGCCGCAATCTCCTTGCACGAATATCCCGACTGCTCGTTGCCGAAACTGTCAACGTTGTATGTCGCTATTTTCAGTGTATTTGCCTCTTTTCCTCCGGCCGTGAAAGGAGGTTGGAAGATCCGACCCAGATATTGCCAGTTGGCAGCTATGGTTATCAACGGAATGATGATCCAGAACCTCCGGCGAATCCCCCAGTAAATGGCGGCGGCAAGATTGATTAATAACAGTCCTGACAGCGCCAGCCCGATGAAAGGCATCAGAGTGGAGTGTTCGGGAGGTATGTGTCCGGCGAATGCTCCGGCAATGGTGATGCCGGCCAGGACAAAAGTCAGTGCAATAGACGTACAATAAAATAGTTTGGATACAGCTTGCTTTCCCATTGTTTTGAATTTCGCATTTTAGTTCACCACAGATTACACGGATTAAGACAGATTGATTATTTATCCGGTTGATCTCAAGCGGAATTCAGACAGACTCCGAGGAAATCCGTGTCAATCCGTGTAATCCGTGGTGAATTGGTTTATTTCAGCCATTTCTTTATCTTTTCCTTTAGCTTTTCCTGAGCGATCGGTTTTGAGATAAAGTCATTGCATCCGGCTTCTTCGGCTGCATTCCGGTCGTGTTCGTAAGCGTATGCGCTTTGTGCAATGATGGGTACTTCCGCGGACAGTTGCCTGATAATTCTGGTAGCTTCCAGTCCGTCTAAGTTAGGCATCTTGATGTCCATCAATATCAGATCCGGATTTACCTCGTCATACATGGTCACGGCCTCCATGCCGTCTCTGGCGCGTACTAAGCGGTATTTTCTACCCAGAATAGCGTTCAGCAGGTCGAAGTTGCTGTCTGTGTCTTCGGCTATCAGTATGGTGGCTTTCTCTGTTTCGACTGCGGTTGTCCGAAGGTCCTCTTCCTTTTCCGTCGTTTCCTCTTTGGGGCGGGGCGTATCCTCTTTGGCCGGGAGCACTTCCGACGGCTGTGTTCCGACGGCTTCGCCGGGCAAGTGGCTGTTCGTTCCCGTTTCCGTATCTTGTATGACATTCTCAAGAGGCAGCCAGAAGGTGAATGTGGTTCCTGTGCCCACTTCCGAGGAGACCGCAATCTCTCCGCCCAGCCGTTCGATGATCGTTTTACAGATTGACAATCCCAGACCCGTACCCTGGGCAAAATTGTTCAGTTTGGCAAACCGTTGAAATACCCTTCCCAACTTTTCGGGCTCGATACCCAGTCCGGTATCTTTGACGTAGAATACAACTCGCTCGCCTTCCTGTTTGTAACCATAGCTTACGCTGCCTTCTGTGGTAAATTTGAACGCGTTGCCTATCAGGTTAGAGAATACCTGGAAGATCCGGTTCTTGTCCGAGTGGATGCTTAGCGCTTCGTCCGGCGAGTCGAACCTCAGTTCCACTCCCTGCGGACAGCGGAATACGTGTGCATCATGAATCTCTTTGCAAAGTGGGTGCAGCCTCACCGGCCCGTAAGTGAACTCTACGATGCCCGACTCTATTTTGGAAAGATCCAATATTTCGTTGATCAGTTGCAACAGCCGTTCGTTGTTGGCGTCTACAATCTCGTAATACTCCCTCCTTTCCTCCGCATTGTCACTCTCCGAGATGATGCGCGAGAATCCTACGATGGCATTGAGGGGCGTGCGTATCTCGTGGCTCATGTTGGCAAGGAAAGCCGACTTCAGTTTGTCCGATGTTTCCGCTTTCTCTTTCGATTCTATCAGTTCACGGCGCATCAGTTCCAGCTGGGTGATGTCCCATTCGATGCTGACAATGATGGGAGAGAAGTCCTCGCTTTCCACCATGATTTTTTGCTTGTCGAGAATCAGCAGATTTCCGTTTTTGTCCTTGCCCTCCATAATCCAGTGCATCCCTTTTCCGGTAGCGGCAATTTCCATATCCTCTTTTCGCTTCTGCTGTGCCATTTCCGGCGGGTAGTAGTCGAAGTCGTTCATTCCGATGGCGTTTTCTGAGCTGATGTCCCGGTTGTACGACTCCCGGTTACGGTAGATGTACCTGAAATCGTTCTCGATATCTTTTACCACGATACCTGCCGGGATGTTCTCCATCGTAGTATCCATGATGCGATTGAAGCGTTTGATCTGCGATTCGTACCGGATACGTTCCGATATGTCATGGGTGAACGACCAGAAGGTTTCTTCTCCGTCGTCCGTTGTCACACTGTACATGGTGCCTTCAAAGGCCAGTGTGTTTTTATCGTGCTTCAGGGGTTGGTAGGCCAGGAAGTTGAGGGTCTGGCCTTCCCGTATGCTGCGGTAACGTTCCTCCCAGTCCTCTATGCAGGTCATATCGCCCACGACATCGAACACCCGTATCAGTGACAAGTCCGCCTGTTCCGCGATCCGGTGGTTCAGCCTGAACTGCCTGTTGGCAAATATCAGCGTGCCGTCTCTGCGTGCCGCGTACACACTTTCTTTGGCATTGTTGATGGCATGCGTCAGCGTGTTGATGTCGTTTCGTTTCCGCTGTATGTCGGTGATGTTCTGTATATACCCTTCCAGGACGATGTTGCCATCTTCTTCTTCATTCCGCAGGTAGCATTGCTGGCGCATATAATATACCTGTCCTTCCAGCAGGATGCGGTATTCGATGTATTCCTTTAAGAGTTCGCGGCGGTTGGCTTCCATCCACGTGTTCACGGCGGGCAGGTCTTCGCTTAGGATGGTTTCGTAGTAATCCTGAAAGTTGATGCTCCGCTCTTCTTCCGTGCATACGATTCCGTTGTATCCCCGGTAATAGAATGTCTTCTCTCGCGATGAATATTTCCATTGCCCTATTTGTGCCGCTTTTTGTATCTCCTTCAGCTCGTAGTTGGTGCGTTCCAGTTGCAGTTTTACGTTGCTGCGCGCCGTGATGTCGCGATATTGGCACAGCACCTTGTCACCGTCGTACGGCTGCATGATACATTTGAAGTAATACGTTTCGCCCCCTTCTAGTGGCAGCCGGTAGTTGCGGTTCACCGTTATCCCCTGTTGGGTCACCCGCCTGAAGTCCGGTAGCAGTTTCTGGAAGGTATGGTCGGGAAGCAGGTTGAACAGATTTTTCCCCAAGAGTCTGTCTTCTTGCAGAAACCACAAATCGCTGTGTGGGTCGATGTCCAGACACGTGCCGTTTTTGTCCACCAAGATCAGTGTGTCGGATGTCAGTTGAAGTATCTTGTGGGCATTGTCTACGTCATGCAATATTCTATCCATGCTTTGTCCGATTTATTGGTTTAAGGATTCCGTTTTTGTTCTTTTGGCTTTTTCCCATGCTCCTGTTCCTTTCTTTTTACGAAGGTAGTTAACACCTTTCATTACGTTAATGTTCATAAACAGGAAATAATACGGGATGAAGAGCAGCTTGTTTTTCACTTGCCGGGTAGAAAGGTAGTAGCCCCATCCTCCCATGATGTAGAATAGGAGCTGGAGTGCCAGGATGGTGCCGTAACAGACAGGGGAGCCCCCCGCCAGTAGAATGGCGATGTTGAGTGGAAGCAGCGCGAACAGCAGCACCGGTGCCAGAGACCACCTCAGCACTCTATGCGATACGTATTGAAACGTCAGCACTCCGTAACGGAACGGATTGAGCAGTTCTCTCAGCCGCCAGATAGATTGCAGTCCACCGGCTGCGATACGCACTTTCCGCTTCTGCTCCTCGCGTATGTCGGCCGATCCGCTTTCGATGGCATACGCCTGCGTGCAATATGCTATCTTGTATCCCTGCATGGCGATGCGCAACGACAGGATGAAGTCGTCCAGCAGCGTGTCCGGTTCCATCACTGTGAAGAGCTCCCGGCGTACGGCAAATAGTTCGCCTGCGGCTCCCACGGCGGAGTAGAGGCGTGCATCCAGTGCTTTCAGTGTCGATTCATATTTCCAGTATATGCCTTCTCCTCCGGCCGCCGCACCGTCTTTTTCTTGCACGGCTATCCTTTTCTCACCGGCAACGCATCCCACCTTCGGGTCTTCAAAAGCCCGGACTATTTCGCGTATTGCTTCGCGGTTGAGCATCGTATTGGCATCGGTAAACACTACGAGCGGCGTGTCCACCAGCATCATGCCCCGTGTCATGGCGGCCGTTTTTCCTTGCCGCAGGGGTTGGAAGTGGACGGTGGCCTGCGGCCAGTCTTCCAGTCGCTGGTTGGTAGAGTCGTTGCTTCCATCGGTGGTCCACACGATGTGCAGCTTGTCCGCCGGGTAGTCCAGCCCGAGACAGTTGCGCATCTTCTCGTCCACCACCTCTTCTTCGTTAAAGGCTGTGATGAAGAGTGTCACGTCCGGCAGTCTTTTGTCCGGGGGGAGCTGTCGCCGGACAGGTTTCACAAAGAGTTCCTTCAGTTTGACCAGCATGTAAAGCAGTATTCCGTATCCCAGGTGGGTATAGAATACGAGGAAGAGGGAGAGCCAGAAAAGGATTTGCAGTGTTGTCATCATAGTATCTCTTATTTTATTCGGTTCAATAATTCGGCTTTCTTACTTGATTCTTTAAGCATGTTTACAAAGTAGAGTGCGTCTGCTTTGTTCGATTGGTTTGTTTTGTCTTTTTCATATTGCTCTACAAAGTGCGTAGCGTGTTCAACCAGGAACCGTCGGCAGTCAATGTTCAGCATGACTCCGTCCTGATAATTTCCGTAAGACAGTCCGGTGACAGCACTGTTACTTTCTATCGACTTGATGTCTTCTTTCTTCAGTCCTTTCAGGTTGATGGTGACTGAAGGGTAATAAAAATATTCCTGGCTCGGCAAGTTGATGATCAATTTCAATGTCGATCCGTCTGCGCTCTTTTCAATCTTTCCATGCATGCGATAATAGTTGTATTCATAATATTCTTCTTGACTAGGCATCCATATACAATCTTCACCATCTTTGCCATAAGTGTCGTTCAGCCAAAGAAGAAAGTCAGTCCAGAAGGCATCTGTAGAATGTACACCGATGTTAATAGCGCACCGATCCACAGTGGGTATAGATCGTTCTTGCTCTATCACCTGTTTAAAGTCATCAGGACTATCATGAAAGACTCTATTTAATGTATGATTTTCTAGATTAGTAAGATTATGAAATGGATATACCTTTTCACCACGTTCTGCTGTGATAGTTTTTATATCATCTAAGTTAATTGCAGCAGTAGTATAATCAATGTTTCCATCAGGTTCTGAAAGCGTTTTACATTTCCTGCCCGATAATCTTTTTTGTATGCTATCTTGCCCAATAAGATAATGTTTTTGTATGCTATCTATGTTATGTATTTCCTTAGTATTTACGTTATGAAACGCTATACTATTGCCATAATTAACTATATCAATTACATCTTCCCATAAAATGCCATTTCTTCCATAAAAACGATAATTGTCTTTGCTATATCCCAAATTTATTATTGATTCTTCGGCCATGTAGTTATCGTCTGCAGCCAATGTAGCTGTAAATGAAAATCTAACTTCTTTGCCTGTTCCATCAGTACATCCTAAGGTTTTTCCTAAATAGTAAATATCTGGTGGAAGATCATCTTGCTTTAATTGTTCATAATGATAGTAATATTGTCCCGAAAGAGGCTTTCCATTGATACTTGCCCATGTTCGTGGATAGATACTAGGCTTACAATCGTCTTGGGTAAGCATAATTAGCAAATGTTTGTTATATTTTAGAGGTGCAAAATAAACATCTAACAATTCTAAATTGATAGTTGAATTGGTTTTGATTGTAATCTCGGCTGTCACATTTTTATTTTCTTGATCAAAAGGGTATAAATATGCCGGTTCTCTTAAACTTCCTCCTTTATACAAGTCAACTTCTTTGATACATGAAGCTGCTAATAGTATCAAAAGGAATATTGCTATGGTTTTAATGTATATTTTCATGACTTTATTTTAAAATAGGTAATACGTTTAATTTTTGCATTGAGTGTTTGTGGCCAATTTTTGTTCATACAAGGCTTCTCTATTAATATATAGTAACAACAACATATTGTAAATACAATTGGAAGTAATAATGTAGCTTGTATTAAATAGTTCGAATAGTAAAAGTCAAATGGGAGTATTTTTTTAGTTAGTTTGCCTGTAAAATGAAATAATGGATAATGTAGTAAATAAATTGTGTAGCACATTCCTCCTATTATGTATAATACTTTTCTTCTACATATCCAATTTATAAAATATCCTTTGAAGACACTTAGAAATAACAAAAACAATGCTATACAAAAGTATAGTTGATTAGGATTCCATATAAAATAGAAGAGTAAATAAAAGCAGATGGATCCAACAATGTCCCATATGAAGTATTTTCTATATAACAGTTCTTTCTGTCGTAAGAATAAATATGCAATGGTAAACCCTACAAGAAAATAATGAAGATGGTTTAATATAGATAGGTGTAAATGTAATTGTTTCAATTCATTATAAAAGAAACCTTTTAATATTAATGAAAAACAAAATAATATAGTGATGCGAATATACCATGAATATTTTCCTGAACCGGAAAAAAGAAATAAAATTAACCATGGAGCCAATACGTAAAACTGAATTTCCACTTCAAGACTCCATATGACTGGATTAAAAGGAGGCCATACACCATAAATTAGAGTGTGCGTATAGGTTATTGATGCGAATAAATGGTTTATATCCGCAAGTATATTTGTTTGAGAAGTTATGGCATATGCCAAATATATGATGACACATGATAAAATAAAAGGTACTTCTAAGCGAGTTAACCTTCTATAGAAATATTGTTTTAAAGAAGGTTTTTTACTGCCTTCTAAATAATGACGGAAAAAAGGTAATGCTATGACAAATCCACTAATTGCAAAAAAAAGCTCAACACCTAAACCACATCGATTAATGAACCAACTCCATGAATTGATATCTTTGACTCCTTGGTAATAATCATATCCGATACTTCTGCCAAAAAAATTATTGAGATGCAACAGGCAGACTGTAAAGATAGCAAAGAAACGGAATCCATCTATTTCAGTGATATACCCAGCGGGGTTAATTGGACGATGTAATTTCTCGAATATTTCTTTCATGATTTTATTAAATTATCATCTTCATCCTTATATTCTTTCTTTCGCGTAAATACTCTACCTATATTTTTGAGGGCGTAAATAGCCCGTACCTTAAAACTGTTGAATAACGAGCCGTCAGCGCTGATGGTACCATATCCCGTGATTGCACGTGCCTTTCTTTTGCGTATAAAATATATATTTCCGTATTCTTTGAGTCGTAAAGCTAAAGAGCCATCCTCCCCCCGTCTAATATCTGTGCGGATACCCACTTGACGAGCGTAATCTGTACGGTATGCAAATACCAGTCCTCGTACACTTAATTCAGGACGTTTGATCGATTGTATCCATAAATGGATGTCTCTAATGAATTCATATATTTTTAATCCGACCCACGAATGTTCTTTATCGGGAATATAGCTCCATAATGAACTTACTGCTACAATTCCAGGACGTTCTAATGCATCAACCATTGTTTCAACATAATGTGGGGGATACATAGTGTCGGAGTCAATATTAATGTGATATTTTCCTTTGGCACGCTTTAATCCGCAGAGGCGAGCATGTCCACAACTATGTTGATGCTCTATTACATATGGAATGCCGGTTGCTTCATAGATTGTTGCTGTTTGGTCTTTGGAATCGTTATCTGTACCAATAATTTCTATTGGATATTTACATTTCATTTCACTCAGAGACCATAAACTCGCTAGTAGATGTTTTTCTTCATTATATCCTATAAGAGAGACTGTTACAAGCGGATTGTCAGATTGTAGTAATTTCAGTTTATTTCGAACTTCTTCAACGATCTCTTGTGGAGCTTCAGAAAAAGGCTTCTCGTATACTTGTAAATATTTTGTGTACCATTTCATAATATTTTTCTTTTAATTAGTAACTGATTCAAATAAGTTTTTCCATTGAAGTGCTATGTTTTCTATTTTGAAGCGTTCTACGTTGTGGCGTGCACGAATTCCCATTTCTTTACGTACACTCTCATTCTCCATAAGGAAACAGATTTTATCTGCTAATCCTATTATATCTCCATTTCTTACTAATATACCATCAATATTATTTTCAATGATATCACGTGGTCCACATGGACAAGCAAATGCTATAGGAGGTACTCCACATACCATTGCTTCTGTGATGACCATTCCAAATCCTTCGAAATGTGAAGATAGAACAAATATAGAACTTTCACAATATTTCTCTATGATATTCCGTACACTGTGTTCTAATATACAGGTTTTGCCAATATCTAACGTATCAATTTGTTTTTGGAGTTTTTCGCGCATACCATCACCATATATGCGCAATATCCAGTCCGGATGTTTTTGGGATACAATTTTCCATGCAGATATTAGACGATCAAATCCTTTTTGTGGCATATATCTTCCAACTGCAATCACTTGTTTTCTGCTGCAGTCAGAATGTGACTCTGGAATAAATGAAAGAGGGTTGTGAATAACGGTTACATTATTTAATTCTGTCCACTCTGTTGCATCTTCATGGCTAAGAACAATAAACCGCTCTAATGAACGTAACTTACATATAAGTTGTTTCATCCAAAAACGTTTGATTAATTTTTTTATAAAGTTGGGAAGTCCAGGAGGATTAAATTCGCGATAGTTTGATTTATTAAAATGTATCTCCCCTAATTTTATGCTTCCGTCTGTCATCTTATTGATAAAATTAATATCTCGTCTCAATAATGATATTGTAATGTTGGGTTTTATTTCATTTAGACATTCGTTCAAGCGTCTTCGAAAGACTCTCTGTTTTTTAAAGTATTCTAAGATGCGCCTATAGATAGGTGTTCCATATAGATGATCGTAATTGATTCCAAGTTGATGGATTGTAATATTGGGATGCAACTCATAGTATGGAGGTCTATTTTCTCCATCCGTTAAAATGATATGTATCTCATAGCCAAAGAACTCAGTAAAGTAATTGGCCTTTAATGTTAAAACCCGTTCCATACCACTTGGATAGTATAAAGACGGAATGCAATAAGCTATTTTGATATTATTTTTCATGATTCAAATAACTTACGTAGTTTTTGTCCGAAATGATTTATGTCATTCTTTTTGCCAAATAGCCATGCATTTTTTCCACATTCAACAATTCTTTCTGGTGATTTTTTAAAATAATTCATGGCATTTGCTAAATCATCAACATCCCCTGCTTTGTAGATCTTTCCCATGTTGTTCTCAATGATAATATCTCTGTATGCTGTATTATCAGCTGCGATAATAGGCATACCCAAGGCTAATGCATCGACAAAACTAGTCATTCCTATAGCTGCAAGTGGATGCTCATATGGGGGAGTTGGAATAACTAAAACGGAACAGCTATTGAGTAAGGGCACCATTCTAGTGTCATCGGGTTTCTCTTGAATATGGATTTGAGTATATTTGCCTTCTTTGTAATTTGTAGGAATACTTTGGTTGTCACTAACGATAATTGTATGGCTTGCTGTCTTCTCAGCAGCACTCACTAATGTCTCGTGGTCACGTCGGGTTTTACCATTACTAATGAATATGATGTTCTCATATTGTCTTTGGAAATTAAGTATAGGGGCTAGGCGTTCATAAAACTTATGATCTGGTCCCCATTGCATAAATTCTAGCATATTAGCTTTTTGGGGCAGCTCCTTACACATGGCTTGATGAGCAAATTGGCTGATGAAAATAAGATGATCATATTGCTCTAATTTCAGCCTTATGGTGAATGGAGGGTGATAAAATATGGCAATAAGTTTTGGACGAAATAATTTTATTTGTTTTAATATTCCCAAAAAGTCTACTGTAAAATCCGCTCCTCCATATACAATATCATAATTGCGCGCTTTCCAATAGAGTTTAAACCATAAAGGTAGAAGTGACACTAATTTGAATATTTTATTTTTGTGATTTTTAGGAGTAATCAGCATATAGTCGATAGCGTATTCACCAGTTTCAAGAAGCTCATTAGTTCCGAATTGATGATGACTTGCAGAGTTCCCATTATTGTATGATTCTCTGGATTTTATCATGTCGTAATTATTAACAAATAAAACGCGTTTCATGTTTTTATTAAGTATTTAATTTATTTATAAGTTTCATTGATAACTTTTTGCATTTGCATTTTCCATGATAAATTTTCTACGGAATGACGAATAACATTTATGTTCCATGATTGGCTATGATAAAAAGATATCAATTCATGTATATTAATTGGAGTTTCATTGGCTGGTACTTTAAGTACATAATTGCAGTGGTCAAAGTCTGCATCAATTTCTGAATAGACAAACGGGATACCTCGGGCTGCATATTCTCTGTTTTTTAGAGTCTTTATATGAGTAATTCCACTTCGGTGCCGTCCTAAGCTACCTATGCCCATATCTGCCTTAGAAAATAGTTGGTCGAGGTCGTTTCCATGCATGTTTCCATATAAAATAACATAAGGCTCTAAGGCATTCTGTTTGATTATTGGCAATATTTCTTGACGTTCACGTTCTCCGCTTAATTCGCCTACAATGTGAAAATATACTTTGTATTGAGGTTTTGTAAGATAATATTCTGCCAATCCTTTGATAATACGATCATATCCATGCCAATAATGTATTTCTGCCACTCCAATTAAATGTAGTTCATAAGTTGTATCATTTATTTGTTTTTTAGGTAGTATTGAATCAAAATCAATTCCATTTGAGATACGAATAGTAGGTCCTCCAAAGATGGTTTTGGCATCTGAAAATGTGATGATCCCATCAAGTAATTTTGCTAAATGATGGCGAAAACATTTATCAACCAATAGGTCAAGTTTCATCTTGAAAGTTATATATTCCTGATCATAAGGGTATGTTGGAATTTCCATTACTACTTTTACATCATGTTTCTTAAGCTGACTGACCAATTGTATTGTAAATGGATTAGCATTATGAAAAGAACGGATATATATAAAGCTGATTCCTTCAGAAATTATAAAATCTCTTATGGGCTTAAAACATATACGTTTTCTTATTTTTCCCCATGTGCTATGTCCGAAATCGACTAAAATGTTATTGTCAGCTATCCACTTCCAATGTCCATCTGATGTTTGTTCATAATAGCAGGTACATACGTCTAAACCGCACTCTTTTAGTGCTTTTATTTGGTGTTGGATTTTTTTGCTGATTCCGTTTGCTTCGTCGAATCCGTGAAATACAAGAAACAGTGCTTTCATTCTTTGTTTTTGTTTATGATGCTTTTGGTCTTACCGATGATGTCGTATTCACCGGTTAACTGTATGTAGCACCCAAATATAATGAAAAATATAATACTCTTTACAATTAAGGTCAGAAAAATGTTTCCTCCTTCTGTTAGTAGACTGAGTGGATAGAGTACGGCAGTCAGCAAGATGCTGATAACAAGCGGCGATATCAGTTGAGCTACAAAATTGCGCAGGCTGCGATGTAGTGTTACTTGATACATTATCCAATAACATTGTATGAAATTAACAGTAAATGTAAGTGTGATACATGATGCTACGGCTTCAAGTGTGCCAATCCAGAAAATACCCAGTAAGATACCAGTTACATTGAGCGCAGATGAAAACAAACCACACACAAATAGGCTTTTTGTATCGCCAGCTGCTTGAAAAATCGAACCAGAGGAAGACAGAATAATCTGAATGCCTACCGATAATGTGAGTATTTGAAATATAGGGATTGATGGTATCCACTGGTCGCCAAAAATAATCAATGTTACTTCGCTGGCTGTAAAGTAGAGTAATACACTTAATGGCAGTCCAATGAAAGCCAAGAAACGTACAATGCGTTCGTAGCCTGAAGCCAAGCGTTCAAGATCATTTTGATAGTCGCTGAAGATGGGATGCATTACGGGAGTGATTACTTGTGTGATGTTCTGTAAGGGTAGCATCATCAGGCGATACGATTTTTCATAGTAACCTAAAGGAGACATCCCCATGTATTTACCGATTAATAGTTTATCCAGGTTACGGCTAAAGTAGTTAATAATGTTAAACAGGAA containing:
- a CDS encoding endonuclease/exonuclease/phosphatase family protein, whose protein sequence is MGKQAVSKLFYCTSIALTFVLAGITIAGAFAGHIPPEHSTLMPFIGLALSGLLLINLAAAIYWGIRRRFWIIIPLITIAANWQYLGRIFQPPFTAGGKEANTLKIATYNVDSFGNEQSGYSCKEIAAYMKEHRVDIICFQEFAGNRYFTPDSIRNAFADWQYAVIPQAPDSTPILQVALFSKYPVKDSRLITYPDSRNCSMWCDLDVNGQTVRVFNNHLQTTEVSQNKRRLERELAKNELTGREEAVARQLLEGLNENFRKRAAQAKTLEQLIRTTPYPILVCGDFNSLPSSYTYSTVKGDNLQDGFQTCGHGYMYTFRYFKRLLRIDYIFHSKEFKGVDYYSPDLNLCSDHNPVVMEVKM
- a CDS encoding hybrid sensor histidine kinase/response regulator, whose protein sequence is MDRILHDVDNAHKILQLTSDTLILVDKNGTCLDIDPHSDLWFLQEDRLLGKNLFNLLPDHTFQKLLPDFRRVTQQGITVNRNYRLPLEGGETYYFKCIMQPYDGDKVLCQYRDITARSNVKLQLERTNYELKEIQKAAQIGQWKYSSREKTFYYRGYNGIVCTEEERSINFQDYYETILSEDLPAVNTWMEANRRELLKEYIEYRILLEGQVYYMRQQCYLRNEEEDGNIVLEGYIQNITDIQRKRNDINTLTHAINNAKESVYAARRDGTLIFANRQFRLNHRIAEQADLSLIRVFDVVGDMTCIEDWEERYRSIREGQTLNFLAYQPLKHDKNTLAFEGTMYSVTTDDGEETFWSFTHDISERIRYESQIKRFNRIMDTTMENIPAGIVVKDIENDFRYIYRNRESYNRDISSENAIGMNDFDYYPPEMAQQKRKEDMEIAATGKGMHWIMEGKDKNGNLLILDKQKIMVESEDFSPIIVSIEWDITQLELMRRELIESKEKAETSDKLKSAFLANMSHEIRTPLNAIVGFSRIISESDNAEERREYYEIVDANNERLLQLINEILDLSKIESGIVEFTYGPVRLHPLCKEIHDAHVFRCPQGVELRFDSPDEALSIHSDKNRIFQVFSNLIGNAFKFTTEGSVSYGYKQEGERVVFYVKDTGLGIEPEKLGRVFQRFAKLNNFAQGTGLGLSICKTIIERLGGEIAVSSEVGTGTTFTFWLPLENVIQDTETGTNSHLPGEAVGTQPSEVLPAKEDTPRPKEETTEKEEDLRTTAVETEKATILIAEDTDSNFDLLNAILGRKYRLVRARDGMEAVTMYDEVNPDLILMDIKMPNLDGLEATRIIRQLSAEVPIIAQSAYAYEHDRNAAEEAGCNDFISKPIAQEKLKEKIKKWLK
- a CDS encoding glycosyltransferase family 2 protein — translated: MMTTLQILFWLSLFLVFYTHLGYGILLYMLVKLKELFVKPVRRQLPPDKRLPDVTLFITAFNEEEVVDEKMRNCLGLDYPADKLHIVWTTDGSNDSTNQRLEDWPQATVHFQPLRQGKTAAMTRGMMLVDTPLVVFTDANTMLNREAIREIVRAFEDPKVGCVAGEKRIAVQEKDGAAAGGEGIYWKYESTLKALDARLYSAVGAAGELFAVRRELFTVMEPDTLLDDFILSLRIAMQGYKIAYCTQAYAIESGSADIREEQKRKVRIAAGGLQSIWRLRELLNPFRYGVLTFQYVSHRVLRWSLAPVLLFALLPLNIAILLAGGSPVCYGTILALQLLFYIMGGWGYYLSTRQVKNKLLFIPYYFLFMNINVMKGVNYLRKKKGTGAWEKAKRTKTESLNQ
- a CDS encoding polysaccharide deacetylase family protein, with amino-acid sequence MKIYIKTIAIFLLILLAASCIKEVDLYKGGSLREPAYLYPFDQENKNVTAEITIKTNSTINLELLDVYFAPLKYNKHLLIMLTQDDCKPSIYPRTWASINGKPLSGQYYYHYEQLKQDDLPPDIYYLGKTLGCTDGTGKEVRFSFTATLAADDNYMAEESIINLGYSKDNYRFYGRNGILWEDVIDIVNYGNSIAFHNVNTKEIHNIDSIQKHYLIGQDSIQKRLSGRKCKTLSEPDGNIDYTTAAINLDDIKTITAERGEKVYPFHNLTNLENHTLNRVFHDSPDDFKQVIEQERSIPTVDRCAINIGVHSTDAFWTDFLLWLNDTYGKDGEDCIWMPSQEEYYEYNYYRMHGKIEKSADGSTLKLIINLPSQEYFYYPSVTINLKGLKKEDIKSIESNSAVTGLSYGNYQDGVMLNIDCRRFLVEHATHFVEQYEKDKTNQSNKADALYFVNMLKESSKKAELLNRIK
- a CDS encoding acyltransferase family protein, producing MKEIFEKLHRPINPAGYITEIDGFRFFAIFTVCLLHLNNFFGRSIGYDYYQGVKDINSWSWFINRCGLGVELFFAISGFVIALPFFRHYLEGSKKPSLKQYFYRRLTRLEVPFILSCVIIYLAYAITSQTNILADINHLFASITYTHTLIYGVWPPFNPVIWSLEVEIQFYVLAPWLILFLFSGSGKYSWYIRITILFCFSLILKGFFYNELKQLHLHLSILNHLHYFLVGFTIAYLFLRQKELLYRKYFIWDIVGSICFYLLFYFIWNPNQLYFCIALFLLFLSVFKGYFINWICRRKVLYIIGGMCYTIYLLHYPLFHFTGKLTKKILPFDFYYSNYLIQATLLLPIVFTICCCYYILIEKPCMNKNWPQTLNAKIKRITYFKIKS
- a CDS encoding glycosyltransferase family 2 protein; the encoded protein is MKWYTKYLQVYEKPFSEAPQEIVEEVRNKLKLLQSDNPLVTVSLIGYNEEKHLLASLWSLSEMKCKYPIEIIGTDNDSKDQTATIYEATGIPYVIEHQHSCGHARLCGLKRAKGKYHINIDSDTMYPPHYVETMVDALERPGIVAVSSLWSYIPDKEHSWVGLKIYEFIRDIHLWIQSIKRPELSVRGLVFAYRTDYARQVGIRTDIRRGEDGSLALRLKEYGNIYFIRKRKARAITGYGTISADGSLFNSFKVRAIYALKNIGRVFTRKKEYKDEDDNLIKS
- a CDS encoding glycosyltransferase family 4 protein encodes the protein MKNNIKIAYCIPSLYYPSGMERVLTLKANYFTEFFGYEIHIILTDGENRPPYYELHPNITIHQLGINYDHLYGTPIYRRILEYFKKQRVFRRRLNECLNEIKPNITISLLRRDINFINKMTDGSIKLGEIHFNKSNYREFNPPGLPNFIKKLIKRFWMKQLICKLRSLERFIVLSHEDATEWTELNNVTVIHNPLSFIPESHSDCSRKQVIAVGRYMPQKGFDRLISAWKIVSQKHPDWILRIYGDGMREKLQKQIDTLDIGKTCILEHSVRNIIEKYCESSIFVLSSHFEGFGMVITEAMVCGVPPIAFACPCGPRDIIENNIDGILVRNGDIIGLADKICFLMENESVRKEMGIRARHNVERFKIENIALQWKNLFESVTN